In Poecile atricapillus isolate bPoeAtr1 chromosome 29, bPoeAtr1.hap1, whole genome shotgun sequence, the genomic window cggtgacaccgggacacggggaggggacacgggggacagcggtgacaccgggacacggggaggggacacaggggacagcaggacacggggggacaccggTGACActgggacacggggaggggacacgggggacagcgGAGACATcgggacacggggaggggacacaggggacagcaggacacggggggacaccaggacacagggggacagcagtgacacagggacacagggggacagcggtgacacaggggacactggtgacacaggggacactggtgacacagggggacactggTGACACCGGTGACACAGGTGATACCGGTGACACCATGCCTCCACAGAGCCCCACTTCGTGGCGTCCGCCTTCGTTCCGGAGAGCGCGGGCAGCGGCAGCGGTGACGATGACAAGGTGTACTTCTTCTTCAGCGAGCGCGCCGTCGAGTACGACTGCTACGCTGAGCAGGTGGTGGCACGCGTGGCACGGGTCTGCAAGgtatggggacactggggacacctggggacagatggggatacctggggatacctgagatacacctggggacacctggggacacctggggacacacctggggacacctggggacacctggggacatcaggctggcttgggtttgggtttgggtttgggtttgggttccagtttgggtttgggtttgggtttgggtttgggtttgggtttgggttccagtttgggtttgggttccagtttgggttccagtttgggtttgggttccaGTTTGAGTTccagtttgggtttgggttccagtttgggttccagtttgggttccagtttgggttccagtttgggttccagtttgggtttgggttccagtttgggttccagtttgggtttgggttccagtttgggttccagtttgggttccagtttgggtttgggttccagtttgggttccagtttgggttccagtttgggttccagtttgggtttgggttccagtttgggttccagtttgggtttgggttccagtttgggttccagtttgggttccagtttgggttccagtttgggtttgggttccaGTTTGGGTTCCAGTCTGggatttggtttgggtttgggttccagtttgggtttgggttccaGTTTGGGTTCCAGTTTGGTTCCAGTTTGGGTTccagtttgggtttgggttccaGTTTGGTTCCAGTTTGGGTTccagtttgggtttgggttccaGTTTGGTTCCAGTTTGGGTTccagtttgggtttgggttccagtttgggtttgggttccaGTTTGGGTTCCAGTTTGGGTTCCAGTTTGGTTccagtttgggtttgggttccagtttgggtttgggttccaGTTTGGTTCCAGTTTGGTTCCAGTTTGGTTCCAGTTTGGGtctgggcagtgctggtggcGCTCAAGCCGAGCACAGCAGGGGCTGGGTGTGTAATTAATGTGCTCTCATTAATATTTCTGGTATTATCATCATGAGATTAGTGCATATCTATTAACATTTCCATTCCCATGTTCATATTATCATGATATTAATTTAATTCTATTAATATTGTCATTATTATTGTCATGAAATTAATTGAATTCTATTAATATtgtcattattattatcatGACATTAAGATATTTCTactaatattttcattattgttATCATTATGAGATTAATACACTTCTATTAATATctccattatttttataatcATCGCAAAATTAATCTATTCCTGCTAATATTTccattattatcatcatcaaaCTAACGAGTTTATACTAATATTTCCATTATTATCACTGTGAAATTAATGCATTTTGGTTAATCATTCCATTATTACATTCCATTAATAATTATTCCATTTTTCATGAttatcattaatttttttgcatgTGACATAAAACGATCATCATGAAACCAAAGCGTTTTTACTAATTCTCTTAATATgttaatcatcatcatcatcattaatTAATTATCATAGCATTTCTCACAGGTGATACGTAATGATACAAAAGtcattttatatttattgagtttttttaggtttttaaaATTGTTGTGTCATTATTAGACTGTAACACATTGGGGTGTGACCATggtggctgtgtccctgtgcccatgGTGGCCTTGTCCTGGTGACCATGGTGGCCCTGTCCTGGTGCCCTTGGTGGCCTTGTCCTGGTGACCATGGTGGCCTTGTCCTGGTGCCCTTGGTGGCCTTGTCCTGGTGCCCTTGGTGGCCTTGTCCCAGTGCCCTTGGTGGCCCTGTCCTGGTGACCATGGTGGCCTTGTCCTGGTGACCATGGTCACCATGGTGGCCTTGTCCTGGTGTTCATGGTGGCCTTGGCCTGGTGACCACGGTGGCCCTGTCCTGGTGCCCTTGGTGGCCTTGTCCTGGTGACCATGGTGGCCCTGTCCTGGTGACCATGGTGGCCTTGTCCTGGTGCCCTTGGTGGCCTTGTCCTGGTGACCATGGTGGCCTTGTCCCAGTGCCCTTGGTGGCCGTGTCACtgtgcccttggtgtccctgtcccggtccccccagtgtccctgtctCGGTGTGaagtgctgtccctgtccctgtccccacgctgtccctgtccctaccctgtccctgtccctgtccctgtccctgtccccacactgtccctgtccctgtcctggtccCCACGGTGTtcctgtccccgtccctgtccccaccctgtccctgtccctgtccctgtccccaccctgtccccgtccccacgctgtccctgtccccatccccgtccccACGCTGTCCGTGTCCCCGCAGGGTGACGTTGGCGGCGCGCGGACGCTGCAGAAGAAGTGGACGTCGTTCCTGAAGGCGCGGTTGTTGTGCTCGGCCCccgagcagcagctgcacttcaACCGCCTGCAGGCCGTGTTCACCCTGCCCGGCGCGCGCTGGCAGGACACCGCCTTCTTCGGCGTCTTCCGCGCCCGCTGGTGGGTGCTGGCCCggccctggggctctgctggccACGGTGGCCGTGTCACTGGCTgtggtggccatggtggccATGTCATTGTGTCTGTGCTGGCCCggccctggggctctgctggccACGGTGGCCGTGTCACTGGCTGTGGTGGCCGTGGTGGCCATGTCACTGTGTCTGTGAtagctgtgtcactgtgtctgtgctggcccggccctggggctctgctggccACGGTGGCCGTGTCACTGTGTCTGTGGTGGCCGTGGTGGCCATGTCCCTGTGCCCGTGGTGCCCATGTCCCAGTGCCCATGGTGGCCACGTCCTGATGCCCACGACACCCATGTCCCAGTGCCCATGGTGCCCATGTCCCAGTGCCCATGGTGGCCATGTCCCTGTGCCCATGGTGGCCATGTCCCAGTGCCCATGGTGGCCATGTCCCAGTGCCCATGGTGGCCACGGTGCCCATGTCCCAGTGCCCACGGTGGCCATGGTGCCCATGTCCCAGTGCccatggtggccatggtggccATGTCCCAGTGCCCATGGTGGCCATGTCCCTGTGCCCATGGTGGCCATGGTGCCCGTGTCCCGGTGCCCATGGTGGCCACGGTGCCCATGTCCCATGCCCACGGTGCCCACAGTGCCCATGTCCCGTGCCCACGGTGCCCATGTCCCTGTACCCACGGTGCCCGTGTCCCGGTGCCCACGGTGGCCATGGTGCCCGTGTCCCTATGTCCCAGTGCCCATGGTGGCCACGGTGCCCGTGTCCCGGTGcccatgtccctgtgcccatgtccctgtgtcccggTGCCCATGGTGGCCACGGTGCCCGTGTCCCGGTGCCCATGGTGGCCACGGTGCCCATGTCCCATGCCCACGGTGCCCATGGTGCCCATGTCCCGTGCCCACGGTGCCCATGTCCCTGTACCCACGGTGCCTGTGTCACGGTGCCCACGGTGCCCACGGTGCCCGTGTCCCTATGTCCCAGTGCCCATGGTGGCCACGGTGCCCATGGTGGCCATGGTGCCCGTGTCCCAGTGCCCACGGTGGCCACAGTGCCCGTGTCCCGGTGCCCGCTGACCGGCTCTCCCGCTGTGCCCGCAGGGGTGACGTGGACGTCTCTGCCATCTGCCGCTACCACATCCTGGAGGTGCGCAAAGCCTTCGAGGGGCCCTACAAGGAGTACCGGGAGCAGGCGCAGAAATGGGGCCGCTACTCGGGCGAGGTGCCCAGCCCACGGCCCGGCGCGGTGAGAGCCCAGAGCCACCCCGGGgtctgctgtggggctggaggggttcCCTGGGGGGCTGGGATCTGTCCATGGGGCTGGAGGTGTTCTCTGGGGGGTTGGGATCTGTCCATGGGGCTGGAGGTGATCTCTGGGGGGCTGGGATCTGTCCATGGGGCTGGAGGTGTTCTCTGGGGGGTTGGGATCTGTCCATGGGGCTGGAGGGGTTCTCTGAGGGGttgggatccatccctggggctggaggtgTTCTCTGAGGGGTTGGGATCTGTCCATGGGGCTGGAGGTGTTCTCTGAGGGGttgggatccatccctggggctggaggggttcTCTGGGGGCTTGGGATCTGTCCATGGGGCTGGAGGGCTTCTCTGGGGGGTTGGGATCTGTCCATGGGGCTGGAGGTGATCTCTGAGGGGTTGGGATCcatctgtggggctggaggtgaTCTCTGGGGGGTTGGGATCTGTCCATGGGGCTGGAGGTGATCTCTGGGGGGTTGGGATCTGTCCATGGGGCTGGTGGTGATCTCTGGGGGATTGGGATCcatctgtggggctggaggtgaTCCCTGGGGGGTTGGGATCTGTCCATGTGGCTGGTGGTGATctctgggatccatccctggggctggaggtgatctctgggatccatccctggggctggaggtgATCTCTGAGGGGttgggatccatccctggggctggaggtgATCTCTGGGATCCACCTGTGGGACTGGAGGTGATCTCTGAGGGGTTGGGATCCATCTGTGCCCTCCTAAGAGGATCTGGGATCCCGTGTGCCTTCCTGAGATGATTCAGGATCCAGCAGTACCCCTGGAGATGATTTGGGATCCAGCTGTGATGATTTGGGATCCAGCTGTGATGATTTGGGATCCAGCTGGGATGATTTGGGATCCAGCTGGGATGATTTGTGATGATTTGTGCTGATTTATGATGATTTATGATGATTTGTGCTGATTTCTGATGATTTGTGCTGATTTTTTCCGCAGTGCATCACGGACTGGCACCGTCAGAACGGCTTTGGCAGCTCTCTGGAGCTGCCTGACAACACCCTGAACTTCGCCAAGAAGCACCCGCTGATGGACGAGGCCGTGGCCCCGCAGCGAGGCCGGCCCCTGCTCCTCAAGAAGGATTCCAACTTCACCCAGATGGTGGTGGATCGTGTGGCTGGGCTGGACGGGAACACCTACGAGGTGCTCTTCATCGGGACAGGTagggacaggaatggggacactgATGGGGACACCTACGAGGTGCTCTTCATCGGGACAGGTAgggacggggatggggacaggggacagggatggggacagggggacaggggacagggaacacCTACGAGGTGCTCTTCATCGGGACAGgtagggacagggacaggggacactgatGGGAACACCTACGAGGTGCTCTTCATCGGGACAGGTagggacaggaatggggacagggacaggggacagtgatGGGGACACCTACGAGGTGCTCTTCATCAGGACAGGTAGGGACGGGGACGGGGGACAGGGGagagggggacagggacaggaatggggacaggggacagggggacacctACAAGGTGCTCTTCATCCGGACAGGtagggacggggacagggataaGGAcaggcacagagggacagggacaaaggggacaggaacaggggaCAGGAACAGAGGGACAGGGTACAGAGGGGTACAGGGGAcaaaggggacagggacagggtacAGGGGGTcagggcacagagggacaggcacagagggacaggggacaaaggggacagggacagagggacaggaacAGAGGACAGGGCACAGAGGGATgtgacagagggacagggatgggggggacagggcacagagggacagggacaggggacaggaacagaggacagggacaggggacaggacaccAGGGGCCAGCCCCAGCGTGCCCCATCCCCGAGCACCCTCCGTGTCCCCGCAGGTGACGGCTGGGTGCACAAGGCGCTGGATTTGGGCTCCCACACGCACCtggtggaggagctgcaggtgttCGAGCCCGCACAGCCCGTGGAGAGCCTGGCGCTGGCTGCCACCAAGGTGAGCCTGGCAGGGATGGCAGTGTCACCATGGTGTCACCGCGGTGTCACCAGCAGTGTCACCTCAgcgctgtcccctccctccctccctcccctggcagAAGCTGCTGTTCGCCGGCTCCCGGCTGCAGCTGGCCCAGCTGCCCCTGGCAGAGTGCGGGCGCTACCAGAGCTGCAGCGACTGCGTGCTGGCACGGGACCCCTACTGCGCCTGGAGCCGCAACCGCAGCGCCTGCGTCCGCAGCGACGGCCACAACGGGTaccgggacaccggggacaccagctggggacaccggggacaccggggacaccggggacaccagctggggacactggggacaccggggacaccagctggggacactggggacaccagctggggacagcaacTGGGGACAGCAACTGGGGACAGCAACCGGGGACaccagctggggacactggggacaccggggacaccagctggggacaccggggacaccggggacaccggggacaccagctggggacactggggacaccggggacaccagctggggacaccggggacaccggggacaccagctggggacactggggacaccggggacaccagctggggacaccggggacaccggggacaccagctggggacaccggggacaccggggacaccagctggggacaccggggacagcggggacaccagctggggacagcaacTGGGGAcaccagctggggacagcaactggggacactggggacaccagctggggacagcaaccggggacactggggacagcaactggggacactggggacactggggacactggggacactggggatactggggacagtgctggggacaccggggacaccggggacaccagctggggacactggggacaccggggacagcaactggggacactggggacagcaactggggacagcactggggacactggggacagcactggggacagcagctggggacactggggacactggggacagcactggggacactggggacagcggggacaccagctggggacaccagctggggacagcaccagggacactggggacactggggacactggggacagcactggggacaccggggacagcactggggacactggggacagcaccggggacaccagctggggacagcactggggacaccggggacaccggggacagcactggggacaccgggaatttggggtgtcagtgcagggtccccagggtgaTAATTcggggtgtctgtgcagggtcCCAGGGTGATAATTcggggtgtccctgcagggtcccagggtgggatcaggggtccctgggggtccctggggaggggacaccacGAGCCCCCCCTCACTGTGTCCTCCCCCCCAGGTCCCACCTGGTGCAGGACGTGCTGAGCTCCGACACCAGCGCCTGCTCCGTGCCACAGGTGGCCAAGCAAGGTGAGACCCCACGGCTGGCACACGGTGTCCCCGTGCcaccccatggatcccaccccatggatcccaccccatggatcccatccacCCCATggattccatcccatcccatggatcccatcccatggatcccaccccatggatcccattcaTCCCATGccaccccatggatcccatcccatcccatggatcccatcccatggatcccatcccatggatcccatcccatcccatggatcccatcccatggatcccatcccatggatcccatcccatggatcccatcccatggatctcatcccaccccatcccatggaacccatcccatggatcccatcccatggatcccatccatcccacagatcccatcaCACCtaatggatcccatcccatggatcccaccccatcccttGGATCCATTGGATCCCACCCCACGGATCCCCCCACtcacccctcccctccctgtcccctcaggtcCCCTCACTCCCAAGAACGTGTCGGTGGTGGCGGGCACCGACCTGGTCCTGACGTGTCGCCTGGGCTCCAACCTGGCCCGCGCCCTCTGGACCTTCGATGGCCGTGCCCTGGCGGCCGAGCAGGTTCTGGTTCTGGGCGAGTCGCGGCTGCGGGCGCTGGTGGTGCCGGCGGCGGGGGCCCAGCACAGCGGCACGTACCGCTGCCTGGCCGAGGAGCAGGGCGCCCTGCTGCCGGCCCAGGAGTACCGCGTGGCGGTTCTGCCCGGCCCCGGCGCGCCGCTGGAGACGCGGGCGCCGCTGGAGAGCCTGGGCGCCGTCTGGGTGCTGGCCGTGTGCCTGGGCgccctgtgcctgctgctgctgctggccgtGCTGTCCCTCTGGCGCCGGCTGCGCCACGAGCTGGGCAAAGCCACCAAAGCCATCGAGAGCACCCTGGTGTACCCCATCGAGCTGCCCAAAGAGCCGCCCAGCCCTCGCTTCGCCTCCAGCGCCGCCTCCGACTCGGACGAGAAGCTCTGGGACCCCTCCAGTTATTACTACTCGGACGGATCGCTCAAGATCGTGCCCGGCCACGCCAGCACCGCCGGCGGCGCCTGCTGCCGCAACGGCGGCCCCGGGGCCGGCTCGCCGCCCGCCGCCATCCCCGGGCAGCCGCTGCATTCGCCCACCCGCATCCACCTGGGCCCCCTGCGCGGCTCGGCCTCCAACGGCTACATCCGGCTGGCGCTGGGCGCCGAGGAGCGGCCGGCGTGCGCCGAGCTGGCCGAGGAGCTGCGCAGGAAGCTGCAGCAGCGCCAAACCCTGCCCGACTCCAACCCCGAGGAGTCGTCGGTGTGAGCAGAGCCCGGCTCGGCGCCGGGAGAGCCGAGGGACGCCtggaaccgggaccgggatgggattggcactggggacaggattggcacccagcacccagcaccagGACGGGATTGGCACcctgcactggggacaggatTGGCaccctggcactggggacaggattggcacccagcacccagcaccgGGACGGGATTGGCACCCTGCCACCGGCACCCTGGCACCGGCACCCTGGACAGGATTGGCACCTGGCACTGGGGAAAGGATTGTCacctggcactggggacaggattGGCACCCCTGTGCCCACCTTGGGGACAAGATTGTCACCCCAGcatctgccctggggacagcggtgtcacCCCTGTGCCCACCTTGGGGACAGGACTGTCACCCTGCCACCGGTGTCTGCCTTGGGGGTGAGTCACCCACCCTTGGGGACAGGATGGTGGCTTTGGTACctgccctgtggggacagggctgtcaccctggccctgtcccctccctgggaaCACCACTGTCACCCAGGGCCGTGTCACCGCTGTCACCCGGGGCCGTGCCACCACTGTCACCTGGGGCCGTGCCACCACTGTCACCCGGGGCCATGCCACCTGGGGCCGTGCCACCGTGtcacccagggctgtgtcaccgtgtcacctggggctgtgccacCCGGGTCTGTGCCACCACTGTCACCTGGGGCCATGTCACCCGGGGCCGTGCCACCGCTGTCACCACGGGGTCCTGGTCACCACCCCCGCCTTCGGTACCGTGTCCCCCTGGAGGGACAgacttggggacacccccgggccGCCCGGGCCGGTGCCCTCGGGACGTTTTTTTGGGCTGATTTcgggttttttcttcctgacaaCTTTTCTATCtccacccccctccccctccgtgtcccctccctccccgccTGTCCCCCCCTGCACGCCCCCTCCCCTTTTGTATAACCCCCCCAGTGTAATTTATTTGTTACcgaaatatatttatttgctGTAAATACGtgagtatttttatattaataataaaacgacttcaaaaaaaaaaaaacaaaaaaaacccgaCAAATCTcggatttatttttttcctttctctctctctctgggggggctctggggggaattttgggctcCCCCCGGTGCTGAGCTCATGGAAAAAGCTCCAGCGGGGCTAAAAATGGGCAAAGCGGAGCCGTTCCCAGGCGGGggggccgggcccggctccCCCCGAGCCCTCCCCGGATGCCGGGGGGCAGCgagggggggtccccggggagGCTCTGAtgggaaaagggcaggaaatgggagcgggggggtgggaatggggacaggggggtgggaaatgggattgggggGTGGGAAATGGGATCGGGGGGcttgggaatgggatcgggggggatgggaatgggaaatgggatgtgggaaatgggattggggggtgggaatgggatcaggatgTGGGAAATGGGATCggggggctgggaatgggaatgggggatgggaaatgggagcGGGGGGcttgggaatgggatcgggggggatgggaatgggaaatggggggatgggaaatgggatgggggggctgggaatggggagaggggggctgggaatgggattggggggGAGGGAAATGGGATCAGGGTGTGGGAAATGGGATCGggggggctgggaatgggatcgggggggctgggaatgggatcgggggggatgggaatgggaaatgggatcGGGGGGGTGGGAAATGGGATCAGGGTGGG contains:
- the SEMA4C gene encoding semaphorin-4C isoform X2, which translates into the protein MALAALLALVTAATSAAATPGVSWSAVPRRTVPYAELQDTAKRFSQGGVSHYVTLTLDEAEALLYVGAREAVFALATGTVELKAAISWQAPLEKKAECVQKGKNNQTDCFNYVRFLQSYNSSHLYACGTYAFQPKCTYIELSGFTLDPVAFEDGKGKCPYDPTKGHTGLIVDGELYSATFNNFLGTEPVILRNLGQHYSMKTEYLTSWLNEPHFVASAFVPESAGSGSGDDDKVYFFFSERAVEYDCYAEQVVARVARVCKGDVGGARTLQKKWTSFLKARLLCSAPEQQLHFNRLQAVFTLPGARWQDTAFFGVFRARWGDVDVSAICRYHILEVRKAFEGPYKEYREQAQKWGRYSGEVPSPRPGACITDWHRQNGFGSSLELPDNTLNFAKKHPLMDEAVAPQRGRPLLLKKDSNFTQMVVDRVAGLDGNTYEVLFIGTGDGWVHKALDLGSHTHLVEELQVFEPAQPVESLALAATKKLLFAGSRLQLAQLPLAECGRYQSCSDCVLARDPYCAWSRNRSACVRSDGHNGSHLVQDVLSSDTSACSVPQVAKQGPLTPKNVSVVAGTDLVLTCRLGSNLARALWTFDGRALAAEQVLVLGESRLRALVVPAAGAQHSGTYRCLAEEQGALLPAQEYRVAVLPGPGAPLETRAPLESLGAVWVLAVCLGALCLLLLLAVLSLWRRLRHELGKATKAIESTLVYPIELPKEPPSPRFASSAASDSDEKLWDPSSYYYSDGSLKIVPGHASTAGGACCRNGGPGAGSPPAAIPGQPLHSPTRIHLGPLRGSASNGYIRLALGAEERPACAELAEELRRKLQQRQTLPDSNPEESSV
- the SEMA4C gene encoding semaphorin-4C isoform X1, which encodes MPPCPLAARLTPPLPRGADRATVWPCHPPGTPRCPPRAGAMALAALLALVTAATSAAATPGVSWSAVPRRTVPYAELQDTAKRFSQGGVSHYVTLTLDEAEALLYVGAREAVFALATGTVELKAAISWQAPLEKKAECVQKGKNNQTDCFNYVRFLQSYNSSHLYACGTYAFQPKCTYIELSGFTLDPVAFEDGKGKCPYDPTKGHTGLIVDGELYSATFNNFLGTEPVILRNLGQHYSMKTEYLTSWLNEPHFVASAFVPESAGSGSGDDDKVYFFFSERAVEYDCYAEQVVARVARVCKGDVGGARTLQKKWTSFLKARLLCSAPEQQLHFNRLQAVFTLPGARWQDTAFFGVFRARWGDVDVSAICRYHILEVRKAFEGPYKEYREQAQKWGRYSGEVPSPRPGACITDWHRQNGFGSSLELPDNTLNFAKKHPLMDEAVAPQRGRPLLLKKDSNFTQMVVDRVAGLDGNTYEVLFIGTGDGWVHKALDLGSHTHLVEELQVFEPAQPVESLALAATKKLLFAGSRLQLAQLPLAECGRYQSCSDCVLARDPYCAWSRNRSACVRSDGHNGSHLVQDVLSSDTSACSVPQVAKQGPLTPKNVSVVAGTDLVLTCRLGSNLARALWTFDGRALAAEQVLVLGESRLRALVVPAAGAQHSGTYRCLAEEQGALLPAQEYRVAVLPGPGAPLETRAPLESLGAVWVLAVCLGALCLLLLLAVLSLWRRLRHELGKATKAIESTLVYPIELPKEPPSPRFASSAASDSDEKLWDPSSYYYSDGSLKIVPGHASTAGGACCRNGGPGAGSPPAAIPGQPLHSPTRIHLGPLRGSASNGYIRLALGAEERPACAELAEELRRKLQQRQTLPDSNPEESSV